The genomic segment CGCACGGCGTAAGTCGCCTGCCACTCGTTCGGCAACTCGGCCCGCGCTTGAGTTGCGACCAGCAGCGCGATGCATGCGCCCAACACTCGCCAACTATTCACGCTGTGCCTCATATGCGAACTGCACCGGCGCGGCCAGGGGTAGGCCGTCCAGGTACACAGTGCCCAGTTTCAGCGCCACACGGGCTTCGCAAAACCACCCGAGCACCAGCGGGTACAGTCGGTGCTCTGCCTCCAGCACCCGGCGGGCCAGGCTGTCCGGCACATCTTCCTCCAACACCGGCACCCGCGTCTGTGCGATTACCGGGCCGCCGTCGACGGCGGCGGTGACAAAGTGCACGCTCGCGCCATGTTCCCGCGCGCTGGCAGCCAGGGCCCGGGCATGCGTGTCCAGTCCGGCGAAGGCCGGCAACAAGGAAGGATGGATATTGAGCAGGCGACCGTGATAACGCTGGACGAACTCCGCCGTGAGCACACGCATGAAGCCGGCGAGCACGATCAGATCCACCGCGGCGTCGTCGATGTGAGCGCTGAGGCCGTGCTCGAACGACTCGCGGTCGGGGTATTCGCGGTGATCGACCACTGCCATGGGCACATCGGCCGCGCGAGCCACGGCCAGTCCGGCGGCTCCGGGACGGTTGCTGATCACCAGCATCACCCGCGCGGCCAACCGGCCCTGGGTGATGGTGTCGAGGATGGTTTGCAGATTGCTGCCGCGGCCCGAAATCAGCACCGCCAAGCGCAGCGGTAGCTCTGTCACGACGCCAGCACGACGCCTGGGCCGTCGCCGCGCGGCACGACCTGGCCGACCAGGCTGGCGGTTTCACCGGCCTGTCGCAGGTGGGAGATGGCCTCATTGGCGCGCGCGGCCGGCAACACCACCACCAGCCCCAGGCCGCAGTTGAACGTGCGCCACATTTCGGTCGCCGCGATACCGCCCTGCTCCTGGAGCCAGCCAAAAATGGGTGGTTGCTGCCAGGCGCCGGGGTCGAGACGGGCCGCGAGACCGTCCGGCAGGATTCGGGGGATATTCTCGACCAGGCCGCCGCCGGTGATGTGCGCAATACCCACCACCGGCAGAACGGCTAGCAAGTCCAGAACCGGCTTGACATAGATTCGCGTTGGCGTGAGCAGGGTGGCGCCCAGGGTACTGCCGGCAAACGGCGCGTGCAGATCGGCGCCGACGTGCTCGATAACCTTGCGCGCCAGCGAGTAGCCGTTCGAATGCAGGCCACTTGAAGCCAGGCCGATGATGGCATCGCCAGCGCGAATGGCCCGGCCGTCGACGATGCGCGACTTCTCCACCACGCCGACACAGAACCCGGCCACGTCGTAGTCACCAGACCGGTACATGCCGGGCATCTCGGCGGTCTCGCCGCCGGCCAGGGCCGCGCCGGCCAATTCGCAGCCGCGGGCGATGCCGGCCACCACGCCTGCCGCGGTGTCCACATCCAGCTTGCCGGTGGCGAAATAATCGAGAAAGAACAGCGGCTCGGCGCCTTGCGACAGGACGTCGTTGACGCACATGGCGACCAGATCAATGCCGACCGTGTCGTGTACACCCAGGTCAATGGCCAGGCGCAACTTGGTGCCCACACCGTCGGTGCCGGCGACCAGCACCGGTTCGCGGTAGCGCTTGGGCACTTCCAGCAGGGCGCCAAAGCCGCCGATGCCGGCAAGCAACTCCGGTCGGCGGGTGCGTGCCGCCAGTGGCCGGATGCGATCAATCAAAGCGTTTCCAGCGTCAATATCGACGCCTGCATCGCGATAGGTCAGGCCGGGGGCTGGACTGTTGGGCGTGTCGCCCATGACGGGAAGGCTCACAGTGGTGCGGTGAAACGGGGCACAATGGTAGCTGCTCCCGCCGCCGCCGCCTACCATCCCCATGCGCCTGCCGTCCCCGCTCGTCTGCATTGTGCTTGCGCTGGGTTTATGCCGAGGCGCTTGGGCTATTGATCTTTACGTGGCCCGTGTACCGCTTGCCGAGTCGACCGATGCGGCGCGCACAGCGGCGGTGACCAGCGCTTTTTCCCGTGT from the Immundisolibacter sp. genome contains:
- the purN gene encoding phosphoribosylglycinamide formyltransferase; translation: MTELPLRLAVLISGRGSNLQTILDTITQGRLAARVMLVISNRPGAAGLAVARAADVPMAVVDHREYPDRESFEHGLSAHIDDAAVDLIVLAGFMRVLTAEFVQRYHGRLLNIHPSLLPAFAGLDTHARALAASAREHGASVHFVTAAVDGGPVIAQTRVPVLEEDVPDSLARRVLEAEHRLYPLVLGWFCEARVALKLGTVYLDGLPLAAPVQFAYEAQRE
- the purM gene encoding phosphoribosylformylglycinamidine cyclo-ligase, whose protein sequence is MGDTPNSPAPGLTYRDAGVDIDAGNALIDRIRPLAARTRRPELLAGIGGFGALLEVPKRYREPVLVAGTDGVGTKLRLAIDLGVHDTVGIDLVAMCVNDVLSQGAEPLFFLDYFATGKLDVDTAAGVVAGIARGCELAGAALAGGETAEMPGMYRSGDYDVAGFCVGVVEKSRIVDGRAIRAGDAIIGLASSGLHSNGYSLARKVIEHVGADLHAPFAGSTLGATLLTPTRIYVKPVLDLLAVLPVVGIAHITGGGLVENIPRILPDGLAARLDPGAWQQPPIFGWLQEQGGIAATEMWRTFNCGLGLVVVLPAARANEAISHLRQAGETASLVGQVVPRGDGPGVVLAS